In the genome of Streptomyces pactum, one region contains:
- a CDS encoding DUF6153 family protein, which yields MTTRTRTRRPLRARACLLLVWSLLAGIVAMHGLGTGAFAAAAQSARQAPPHGAPAAGHGPGPHPVAAGPAPAHAGEVSGAPAYRDGAPGDAHRAAYDDRRATAYERRPAAGPRTGSASAGPATGTGERSPVTRPRLPDGSGHALPAYDRRPTTAGAPGGPACHDLGGGEGHPHHADATCAAPGISTAPVPPPLPAGAVVPDADPAGLRPPAPSDRTGPDPPSLSRLQLLRI from the coding sequence ATGACCACCCGGACGCGCACCCGCCGCCCCCTGCGGGCACGGGCGTGCCTGCTGCTGGTGTGGTCGCTGCTGGCGGGGATCGTGGCGATGCACGGGCTGGGCACGGGTGCCTTCGCGGCCGCCGCGCAGTCCGCCCGGCAGGCGCCGCCGCACGGCGCGCCCGCCGCCGGCCACGGCCCCGGGCCGCACCCGGTCGCCGCCGGGCCGGCCCCGGCGCACGCCGGCGAGGTGTCCGGCGCCCCGGCGTACCGGGACGGCGCGCCCGGGGACGCGCACCGCGCGGCGTACGACGACCGGCGCGCCACGGCGTACGAACGCCGTCCCGCAGCCGGCCCCCGGACGGGGTCCGCGTCCGCCGGCCCGGCGACGGGCACCGGGGAGCGGTCCCCGGTCACCCGGCCGCGGCTCCCGGACGGTTCCGGGCACGCGCTCCCGGCGTACGACCGCCGTCCCACCACCGCCGGCGCGCCGGGCGGCCCGGCGTGCCACGACCTGGGCGGTGGCGAGGGGCACCCGCACCACGCCGACGCCACCTGCGCCGCGCCCGGCATCAGCACCGCGCCGGTGCCGCCGCCGCTGCCGGCCGGGGCCGTGGTGCCCGACGCCGACCCGGCCGGTCTCCGGCCGCCGGCGCCCTCCGACCGGACCGGCCCCGACCCGCCCTCGTTGAGCCGGCTCCAGCTCCTGCGCATATAG
- a CDS encoding DUF305 domain-containing protein: MNSHRSLIRRVAAASVAVTAALVLAACGGGDGDGDGATNGSHDKPSATASAGSPDGQGGHNAADVSFAQGMIPHHRQAVEMADLAATRASSAEVKKLAAEIKKAQDPEIRTMSGWLRGWGEDVPAEDAGMDHSGHHGMPGMMTPADMTKLEKASGKAFDTAFLELMIKHHEGAVEMARTERSKGSDAAAKALAEEIITSQSAEITRMNTLLGRD, translated from the coding sequence ATGAACTCGCACCGTTCCCTCATCCGGCGGGTGGCCGCCGCCTCCGTGGCCGTCACCGCGGCCCTCGTCCTCGCCGCGTGCGGCGGCGGGGACGGCGACGGCGACGGCGCCACGAACGGCAGCCACGACAAGCCGTCCGCCACCGCCTCCGCCGGCTCCCCGGACGGGCAGGGCGGTCACAACGCGGCGGACGTCTCCTTCGCGCAGGGGATGATCCCGCACCACCGCCAGGCGGTGGAGATGGCCGACCTCGCCGCCACCCGGGCGTCCTCGGCCGAGGTGAAGAAGCTGGCCGCGGAGATCAAGAAGGCCCAGGACCCGGAGATCCGGACCATGTCCGGATGGCTGCGGGGCTGGGGCGAGGACGTCCCGGCGGAGGACGCCGGGATGGACCACTCCGGCCACCACGGCATGCCGGGCATGATGACCCCCGCTGACATGACCAAGCTGGAGAAGGCGTCCGGCAAGGCGTTCGACACCGCGTTCCTGGAGCTGATGATCAAGCACCACGAGGGCGCGGTGGAGATGGCCCGGACCGAGCGGTCCAAGGGCTCGGACGCGGCGGCCAAGGCGCTCGCCGAGGAGATCATCACCTCGCAGAGCGCGGAGATCACCCGGATGAACACCCTGCTCGGCAGGGACTGA